The genomic stretch GATACTCGCCGCTGAAGACTTCCTCGGCTGGGCCGGTCATAAGCACGGTGCCGCCGCCCAAACCCTCCGACCACTCAATTTCAAGATCGCCGCCGGGCAGGTGAATCAGCGCAGCGCGATCCAGGCGGTCCTCCAGGACGGCGGCTACCAATACCGCACAAGCGCCGGTGCCGCAGGCCTGTGTGATGCCGCTGCCGCGCTCCCACGTCCGCATGATCGCCTCGGTCCTCGAACGAACCTCGGCGATGTGAAAGTTCACGCGATTCGGAAACATCGCATGTCGCTCGACCAATGGGCCGATTCGCTCCAGATCGAATCCGGCGACATCGCTGACAAACGCCACCGCATGCGGATTGCCCATCGAAACGCACGTGAGAGTCATTCGTCGACCACCCACCTCCAACGGCGCGCAAACGCAGCGATCGCGAGCACCTGCATAGTTGACTGGAATCTCGCCCGGTACCAGGATCGGTCGCCCCATATCGACCCGCACGCGCGAAACGACGCTGCCCGATCGATATGCGACGAGCGATAGTACGCCACGATCCGTTTCCACGCGCAGCGCGATGGAATCCATGGCCGAAGGATGCTCACTGCTTTGGGGGAGCATCGTGCCCTTGCGTCGTTTCTCGACGGCGAACTTCGCAACGCATCGTATGCCGTTTCCGCACATCTCACCGCGCGAGCCGTCGGCGTTGTACATCTCCATGCGCACGTCGGCGGCGCCGCCCTTCGTCGGCGGCGCGATCAGAATGAGCCCGTCCGACCCGATGCCTCGATGCCGATCGCTGATGCGCCGCGAAAGGGCAGGCAGATCAACGTCCTTGAGCATTTGATCAAGACAATCGACATAAATGTAATCGTTGCCGATGCCATGCATCTTGGTGAAGCGCATGATGCGTGAATTCTGGTTCATACGATTCAACCGTGGTTGAAGACCCGTTGTCAGATCGGCATTTCGCCGCTTCTCATCGAATTCTAGCGTCGTCGGAGGCGCAGGCCAAAATCCGTCATTTCGTAAATCGGCAAGCCATCGACAACGAGAAAGCCGCGAGCGATGACGAGCGGCTCGTCGCTGTCCTCCACGCGTGTAACCACCGCTTCGACCTCAACGCGGCGGTTTGTCGGCAGGATCTGTCCGCGATAGGCCCACGAATGGGTCAGACCCAAAGCAATCGACTCGAAGCGGTGCGTCGAAGACAGCGCCCGGCCCCATCGCTCGATGGCGTAAGCTTTCAATAGCTGAAGGAAAGACTCCAATCCGAGCGATCCCGGCCATACCGGATCCTGATAGAAGTGTGCCTTGAAAAACCACGCGGCGGGGTTCACGTCTGCCGAACCCTGAACAAAACCGCATCCATGCGGCCCACCAACAAGCGACAGAAGCTCGATCCGATCGATCATGAGAAATGCGCCGGCTGGTTGGCACAAGCCGGGCTCCGCGGAATGGGGGACGCCAGTTCTGCCTGATCCCGCCTCGAAAAGCTCATCGGGATCCAACGGTGCGATCCGAGAAATCTCAAATCGCCGGGCCGCAATCCGCTCTTCATCGGTGGCGGTCAGACGACGCTTTCCGGCGTCTCGAACGCCGATCTGCTGCGCCAGCGCCTGCTTCGAGAAAAAGCCGAACGTCGTCGTGCCCTCGTAAACCACGCGGCCCGCGCGGAGCAGTTGCATGTCGTAATCCTGAATGATCATGCCGCCTGCTTCATTGACTTTGGTCATACGCACGCGCGCCACGATCGTCCCACAGTCCGGGGACAGTTCCTCGTGAAGCGTGGCACGGCCGCCAAGATTCCGAAACGACATATCCACGGCACTTCGCAATGCCGACCCGCAAAAAGCAGCCAGCCAACCGCAAGGCTGAAGCGCCGCCTCCAGCAACACCGCGAACGGCATGGCCCGTTGACGATTGGCGGCACAGTACCATGCGTGAGGCGGCACATCGTACTCGGTCTCCACCCATCCCGTCGGTTTAAGCAACCACGGCTCCGCATCAACCACTGTCACGCGGTCGATAAACTGGAAAGGCGGTCCGGGCAATCTCGCAATCGTCCGTTCATGATCAAACACCTGATACGGCTTGCCGAATGCCTCCGACGGTTTGCCGTTGGAAAAAGCGAGGATCGATTGTTTGTCATAAATCGGAGGACGAGTTCCCGCATCGGCCCCGGCCCCAGACAGGCCGCGCTTTCGCGCCCAGATCCGCTCAATCCCTTCACGCGACAGCCCGGTCACTCGAAGCGACATATTCTTCATCTGTACGATGCGACGGCCGTCGGCGAACATCAGCGCATCGGCGATGACATAAGGTTCGGGGCGATAACCGATCTCCTTGATTTCGACTTGGTAGATCACTTTCTTCGTGGTTGGGATGACAGGACCGCGGCACTTCAACTCACTCGGAACACCGTGAATCGGCTGATGGCAAACACCCGTCTGCTCGCCTACCCAACCCATCCGCAACAGGAAAAACCGAAGCGTGTGAACACAGCATTCGTACATCAACGTGCCTGGCATCGTCTGATCATCGATGAAATGGCAGGTCAGAAACCAATCGTCCGGATGCACGTCCGCCTCAGCGCGGATCATGCCCAGACCGAACCGCCCGCCGACCGTATCAAGCTCAAGCACACGATCAAACAATTTCATGCGACCAGTCGGTAACCGAAGCGGATCGCGCAGACCCAGTCCATCAAACATCGGTCCAAAGCAGCTTGCCAGATCGCCGGCCCGCAGTGCCGCCACCTGATCGGCATCATAGGATTCGACGCCTTCAAATGGGACCAGAGGCAGCCAGGTCGGATCACGCCGACCTGTTTCCGGTCGCTTTTCGTCGGCTGTGAGAATGAGGCCGCCGGAATTGGCAATTTCCTCATTAGTGAAGAAGCCCGCGCAGCCATTTCGCATTGTGAGCACGCGCTGCCCGCAGATCGTTCCATCGAACTCGAAGAAAAACAGGTACGTCTCGCCCTGACGGACGAAGCGGAGAATTCGAATATCGTATCGAATTGTCTCTCCCGGCATGGGCAGATCACGATGAAACTCGACAGTCGCATCGAGGAGGCGATACGCCCGCAAGCCCTTTACACGAAGATCGATTCCCAGATAACTCGAGAGAAACAGGTCGGCCTGACCCGCTTCAACCGTAATGCAAACCGGCGCACGACCGCCATCAAGATACCACGCGCTCGGCGACACATCGTGCTCCGTCACGACGCGACCTCTCGTGAGCGAGCCTTTTTCACCTTCGACGCGCATGATTCGATCAACCAGCATCAGCGGCTCAGCCGGAAGGCGAACGCGGACGGGATAGGAATCGACGGCCGCGAAGCTCGGCCCGAGCACCGGCTCCAGGCGTCCGACCGCAAATTCCAAGCACATGGTGCGATCAAATAGTGGGGCCTCCAGATTTTGTACGGGTGGCGCATTCGATCGAGTTCCTGTATCGGTCGGATTCAGTGTTCGCCTGACTGGGTTCGGAATTCCGGCATCGCCGGGATGGTCGGTCACCGTGTTTGCTCGCTCGGGATTGAAGCCGGCAGACAGTGGTGGATCCGATGCACCCTGCCGATATGCGTCGGCCCAGCGCGGATCACTCAACGCATCGCCACCCGCCTGAATCAACTCCGCCTGCCTCGCGATGATATTGCCCACACCGCGCGCGGCGGTCTCCGAGAAATTCAGGAACTCCTGATGTGCACACCCCACCGCCAGCTGCGCATCGGTCAGAGCTTGCAGCGCCCCGTTCGTCGGCGCGCTCGGCAAGACACGATCAACATCTGGTAAGGCGCTGCGACTCGTCGCGACCGGCATCGCTGGCCTTGCACCCCGTCCCGATTGATGATTTTCCGGCGTTTTTTTCATGGCCCATTCCGGCCAATTCGGACTCGGCGACCGACGCCTCAACGGCACTTCAATCGACCGGCGGCTGTCATGCGGAACGACCGGCCGACTCGACACCACCACACCGCGATTCACTGCATCGGCATCGATCGGCACGCCGTGTGCAGCAAGCGAGGCGGCGAGGCGCACAACCACGCGCGCCTCGTCATCGCGTTTTGCACTCGCAGACATGGCAAAGTGCTCACGCTTGCCCAGCGTCTTGCGGATCATTCGCGTGCAGGATGCCTGCGGACCTGCCTCGACAAAAAGCCGGACGCCGTCGGCATAGGCACGCTCAATAACTCGCACGAAATCAAAACCGTGCAGCGCGTGTCCCGTGATCGCATCGGCCGCGCTTTCGGAAGTAACGTCAAATGGGCCGCCATGAACGCCGCTGTAAATCCGCAAATCCCTCAGTGGTCGCGTGCGCATGACATGCAGGTCGCGGTACGCCGATTCCACTACACGGACTGCTTCAAAGTGTACCGAAGGCACGTCCGCCAATGGCACCCAGCGGCACCCAGCCGCAGCTGCGACCGCATCAATCGAAGCGGGCAAACCTCCCACGACGCACTCGGTCGGTGTATTGACAATCAGCAGACGCACGTGCGACGCGCCCTGCTTCTCTGCGGTATTGATTGCCCGCGCGACCACCTCCGCTGACTTCGGAATCAGGACGGCTCGCCAGCTCGCGGCATCCTCGGCGCTGAGTCCCCATGCTTGTCGAAGCACACGGCGCTCACCGTACAGGTCAGACGCAAAAAGGGAAGACGACATCATGCGCCGGAGCATTTCGTCGGAATCCGGCCAGGCGCCCGATGCGAACAATGCCGTCGATTCTCCGAGGCTGTACCCGATCAGCGCGGACGGGCGGATCCCGAATGATTTCAGCAGTTCATACATGAACATGCCGAACGCCACCTGGCCGAAAATCATTCGACGCGAGTCGCTCGACATCGCTGCATTCGCGGCCGAACGCCAATCGCCGGACCACGAATGCCGATACGGCACGAACCACCGCGCCATATGCTGGCTTTTGAGCCGCTCCGTCCGCTCATCCATCGCATCCAGCACATGCGGCCAACGAAGCCCGATGTCGCGCCCCATGCCAACAAACTGATTGCCCGAACCCGGGAAGACGATTGCCACTTCTCCGGACGCGGCAAGCGGGTGCGGCTCGTAGAATACGCCGTCGCGCCCGTCGATCGCCTGTGTTGAATCCTCTCGCAAATGCTTGCAGGCGATTTCGATTGCAGAGCTAAGTTCGGTCGGCGTGGCGGCAACTAGCGCAACGACAAGTCGCCCATTGGCATCCCCCAAAACTGCCGCGGCCGGCAGCGATTGATTCACTCGTACCGAATGCAATAGCGCATGAAGTTCATTCAATTGTATCGCGACGTCGGCACCGCGGACGAGGAATAGTTTGGCCGCGGCCGGTTCTACCGCTTCCGTCATGATTGGCACAGGACGGTGTTGGCCCCCGGCATCCTCAAGAATGACGTGAGCCGCCTGCCCGTCGATTGTCAGCGAACCGACCATCGCACATCGAGGACCGTCCACCTGGTCGCGCAACCAGTACGAAGCCTGATTGGGGACATGCAGCCTCGTTTCACGCCAGTTCGCTCCTGTCGGCAACGATTCAAATCCTCGAAGCGGGGGCAGCACTCTGCGAAAAAGACAGACCGCGGTCTTGATGACACCCGCAAGCGATGCAGCCGCTCCCGGTCGACCGACGATTGCGGCCGTTGCACCGACCGCCGTGTCGTTTGCACAGCCGCAGAAAATATCCCCGAGTACGCTCGCCTCGAATCGATCGCCTGCGGGGTCGCCGCATGCTGCGCATTCGACGTAGGAGATGGCGCTAAGGTCAGCGCGGGCGTCCCGCAGCGCGGCATCGACGGACCGTCGATAAGCCGCCACGCGAGCGGCCTCTTTGCGCGATTGCGAAGCCGACGCGACCTCGTCGCCCAGGCCCGTCATCCCGCCGATCTCCGCTCCGCCCGCTCGACCGATGCCTCGAACCACGGCATAGATCCGGTCGCCATCACTTCGCGCATCTGAGAGGCGCTTGAGCACCACGGACGCCGCACCTTCGCCGACGCGCGCGCCGCGCGAGCGGGCGTCAAGCGTCCCAGGCGTGCCATCAGCACTCGAAGCAACCCAGACCGGCGACGCGGTTCCATCGCCCCCAAACGCCGGCTTCATCCACTCAATCGCCGCGCCAGTCGCCAGCACCGAGCGTACGTCGCCCGCCAGATCGACCGCCCCCACAACCATCAAGTCCGTTTCGCCCTGCTGCAGCGAGCGAACCGCGGCTTCCAGTGCGACAATGCCCGAAGCGGATTCCGCCGAGACCGCGAAACTGGGACCACCGAACCGGAATTCCCGCGCGATGCGGCTCGCGATGATGTTTCCCAGCGCACCCATGGTGGCCGCTGGCGTAAGCGCCGGCCCGCATTCATCCCGCAACTGATTGATCCATGACGCCAGTTGCGCTTCGGTCGGTTCAGCCCCGATTTCCGAAATCCATCGCCTTGACTGTTCCTCCACCCACCAGCGCAAATGATGATTCGTCGTTTCAAAATCGAACGACATGCCAACGAGCACGCCTGCCAACGGTCGGCGCTCGCCGATCGAAATGCCGGCGTCCGCCATCGCGGCTGCGGCACTATCCAACGCAACCAGTTGCTGCGGAAGAATCTCCGGAATCTCATTTGGCGGAAGCCGGTACTTGCCGAAAGGAATCGATACCGATGTTATGCACCCGCCCGCCGAGCAACTCACATTCAACTGTTCCGCCGGCGATGCCCGCTCACTTCGTACGCCAACAGGATGATCGACTTGGGTCGGATCCGTCCGGACCGCAATAAACTCACCGCGAATCACCGCGCGTTCAAAGGCACCGAGCGATTCGATTTCTCCGAACCGCGCATCCATTCCCACAATCGCAATCGGCTCCGGCCCTGAACCGCCCCCGTCACGTTCCGGGGCAGTTTGATCGGCGCGAGCTGGCCTCGACGACGCAGCCCCCCCGAGAATGGTCCCCACGGCACTCTCGCCCTGTCCACGCCCCTGGCCGAGCCACTCCTCAACGAGGACATGCGCATTGATTCCGCCAAAACCGAATCCGCTGACCGCTGCCCGCCGTGGTATTTCCGCCGATCGACGCGCCCATGCTGCCGGGGCGGACTGAACCCGAAAAGGACTGTCTACCAGCGGAATTATTCGGTTCGGTCGCTCGAAGTTGATCGAAGGCGGCAGCACGCCTTCATTCATGGCGAGCAGCGTCTTGATGATTCCGGCAGCGCCGGCGCCTGTCAGCAGGTGGCCGATCATCGACTTGACCGATCCGATCGCACATCGACCGGGCGGGCCGGCGAGTCCGCTCCACAACTCGCACAAACTGGACAATTCGACTGCATCGCCCGTCGGAGTGCCCGTTCCATGACACTCAATCAGGTCAACCTCGTCAGGTTGCCATCCCGCCGCACGATAAGCCTCGCGCATCGCCCGGAGTTGCCCCTCGCCGTCCGGCGCGATCAGGCTGCCGCCGATGTCGTTCGAAAGTCCGATTCCGCGAATCACACCGAGGATTTGATCGCCGGCACGGACCGCGTCGTCCAATCGCTTAAGAAGGACGATTCCCGCGCCCTCACCCACAACGAGACCATCCGCACGCTCATCGAACGGACAACATCGGCCGCTTCGAGACAAAGCTCGAAGCTGCGTGAAGCCCATCTGCGTGTACAGGCAATCCGGGCGGGAAACACCGCCAGCAAGCATCGCGTCTGTACGACCCGAACGCAGCTCGTCGCAGGCCAGTTTGATTGAATAGAGCGATGACGCACAAGCGGCATCCAGCGTGTATGCGCCCCCGCCCAGCCTCAACGCCGACGCCAGCAGCGCGGCCGGAAGACTCGTTACCTGCCCGTTCAACCACCGAACACGCTCCGCACGATCACCGCCTGACCGGGTCTCGCGGGTTGACAGCCGCTCGCGAATCCAGGCCGGTGCGTTGTCAAACAAACGCTGCTCGAACGCACGACCGAACACCTCGCGCGTGATCGCCGACGATCCATCAGTGGGCAGCGCAATCGCCGCAAGGATCACGCCGACACGATCGCGATCCAATTCGGACGCGGATGAACCCTGAAGGGCGGCTCGCCCGGCGTGTAGAACGAAGTGATACAGCGGATCCAGCAATGAAAGCGCCGACGGATCAATGTCCAGTCCGGTCGCGTCGAGATGAAAGTCATCGACAAAGCAGCCGCGGGTTGTAAGCACGCGGTCAGCGGCGTTTCCGGCAAACGATGCCGCGGACGTGTCTATTTCAGCCGCGAGTCTCGCCCGCGCCGGATCCAGGATCCATCGACCGCCAGGCACCTCGCGTGTGAGTTCACGGCGATTGATGATGTTGTGCCAGAAGCGTGCAGGATCGAACGCGCCGGGAAAGACGCATCCCATGCCAACAACGGCAATCGGCGTTTGATCCTCCAAGACCGCCCCCTACGATGCCGCACCCGAAGCGCCCGCGGCCTCTCGATTGCGAAATGCTCTTGCCAGGCCCGCGTCAATCGTGCATTCAACCCCTTCGAAGCGGGCCAGCACGACACCATCTCGTGTCAGTATTGTGGCATCCAGCACACATCGGTGCCGTTCAAACTTGCAGACTTCCAGCACCACGGATAGGGCTTCCGCTGGATACTCAGCGCAATATTGCCGGTAACTACGCACGACCGACGGCAGGCACGGGGCACCCGCCAGTTCGACGGACCAGAGAATGGCCGCCTGAAACACGCAATCCACCACCAGCGGATCGGTCAACCAGTGGCTCCTGAGTGGATCGACCATCCATGCCGCCGGCTCGGTCGCGGGATTCACGCGAACGACGATTCCATCCGGCGAAAATCCGTCCACGCGATCGATGCCGCGCATCAACTCGCCATGGAACAGAATCCCCGCATAGGCGCCCGCGGCGCCGCGCTCGTAAGCACGATCAATCAGCTCCGGCCGAGGCTCGAAATTCGGTGGGGCCATGAGCTTCGACGCCAACACCACGGTCGCCCGAGCATGGATGATCTCCGTCGTATCCGGGCCGCCTGTCACCCCGCGCATTTCGACGTCGACGTCGAATACCTCTCCGCTGCGTCGCACCTTACCGCAATAAAATCGCAAAGTCGGCGCCGATTCGCGAACCACGACTCCCCTGAGCACCCGGAAGTCCGTCAGACCCTGTAACCGCAGTCCCGGATTCGCGTGCTGCGCCGCATGCCCCATCCACTCCATGATCATCGCGGCGGGCAGTACCGGCCGACCGTCGATCACGTGTGACTTAAGAAAAGGGTGCCGTGAAACGTCCAGATCCCGTTCAAACGATAGCGCCATGGACTCGGCAGCGTGACCGACCGAACTCCCATGCAAGCCCGCCGCCTGCGCGGCGATTTCTCGCGATCCCGTGCTTGAGGCGCCTCCTGACGCCACACTCTCAAAATCCGAACCGACCACGATTTCAACGGCCGGCATGTCGTTCTCAGCGAGGCCGATGGATAGCTCATCCGCCACCAACTCCGCGCCGTCGTCCACCGAAATCAGTCGAAGCCCATGATTGACAAACTCCTGCCGAAGGGCCGGATGCACCATGCCGCCATCCCACGGACCCCAGTTGATTGAGACAATGCGCGCCGACGGGACCATCGCCGACAATCGCTGCGATGCCTTGTTCAGTACCTCGTTGGCCGCCGCATAATCCGCCTGACCGACGTTGCCGCACCGTCCGCTTACCGACGAAAACATCACAACGCAGCGCAGCGCCGCCAAATCGATCGCATCCAGTACGTTTCGCAGACCAACGACTTTCGTGTCAAACACGTTGGCGAACTGCTCAGCCGATTTGTTCTCAATCCTCCGATCCTCGATCACGCCGGCGCCATGAATCAACCCGCGCACCGGGCCGAACTTCTCCGACACATCCTCAATCACGTCGCGAACCGCAGCCGGATTGCAAACGTCAACCGGAAAGTACCGAACTATCGACCCCGCGGACTCGATCCTCGCCAGGTTACGACGGATTTCTCGACGACCAAGATGCCGCGAAACTGACAGCTTCAGCTCCTTCGGTGTCGGCTTGCGATTGGCAAATTCGTGTTCGCGAACGGCCCGCCGGACTTCGTCGTCGGATTCCGCGTTCGCCAGCCATGATGGCTCTGACTCAGGCAACGACGTCCGGCCGAGCAACACCAGCGTCGGTCGATATCGCCGCGCGAGAGCGATTGCCGCATCGGCCGTTACACCGCGCGCACCACCTGTCACAATCACCAGATCGCCCGGCGATAATCGATGCGGACGCGCCATTGTTTCAGCCGCAAATCTCGTCCCCGACTCGATCGACGCCTCGCTCTGCTCCACCAGTTTCAGCCCGCGCCGGCGAGTCGAATCGAGGCCGACCTCCAGCGGGCTGTTCTCACCCAATTCTCGGAGTACTGCCGATGCCGCCGACTTGGCATCAGACCAGGAGCACGCGACATCAATCGATCGGCAGGCGATATTCGGCCACTCTCGAGCGGCGGTCTTGCACAAGCCGGCGAGCGCACCCTGCGCGGCATCAAACGAACCGCCCAGCAGCCCGAATCCGCCGTCCATTCGCGAGACCGTCGCGAACAACGCGCCCCCGCGGGAAGCGGCTGTCGCAAGCGGTGAGACAGCCGCTTTCATCAGCGAGAAGGCTGACTTGATGAAAGCCTCGGACTCGCGTCGCCAAAGACCGTCATTCGCCGGTCGCGGCGGCGCCACGATGATCACCGCACCGATGTTGACCTTGCCCGCAGCCTCTGATGAGTCGATCGGAATCAGCCGTGCTCGATAGCCCGCCGAGTCCAGCCGCGCCACCATCTGACGTGACAGCTCCGCACCATCGTCCGTCACGAGAATCTCCCGATCCTTTGCGACACGCAGCGCCTCGCCACACACCGACGGAAGATCAACAAGTGATAGCACGCGACGGTTCAGCCTCTTTCGCCTGCCCGCCGCATCCTTCGCTTCGTTGCGCGGCGCCGGCTCTGATGACGTGGCACCTTCAGGGGCGGTTTCAGCCGCGTGTACGCCGGATGAATCCGACGAGGGAGTTTCGACGACACTCAATCTGGGCGCTGGCACGGCGTCGATATCGACCGGCGCACGGCCGCCCGTCTCTCCGATGCAATAGTCCGCGATCTGCGCCAATGTCCTGAGCGATCCCATGTACTCCGGCTTCACGGTCGGTAATCCCGGCACGCGAGCCTCAACTCCCGCCAGGATTTCGACGCGCTTGATTGAATCGATGCCCAGATCGGCCTCCATGTCCATGCCCAGTTCGAGCATGTCGCGCGGATACCCCGTCAATTCGGCGACAACCGCCAACAGAGAATCCTCAAATGCCGCACGTCCGACACCATTGCCGCTCGCATCCGCCGGCGCCGCCGATTCACCCAATGCCGTCCCGGCACATTCCCGGCCAGATTCGCGCACGTCAGTCCCTGGCGCCACCGCGCCCGTCACTGAAGACGACGCGCCGCCTCCCGAATCTCCCGTGACGAAATCCACGATCTGAGCCAGCGTGCGGATCGAACCCATGTACTCCGGTTTCACCCCGCAGAATGTGGGAACGCGCTCCTCCAGTCCGGCGATGATCTCCACACGCTTGATCGAATCAACTCCCAGATCGGCCTCGATGTCCATCGAGAGATCAATCATGTCGACTGGATAACCCGTCTTTTCGCACACCACTTCAATCAGTGCGCGCTTGATCGCGTCGCGTTGGACCCCGCCCGATGAATCATGCTGGCTCGCCTTCGGCGCGACAACCGCTTCCACCGTAGTCGCTGTCGAAGTGTCATTCGGTCCCACCACCTTGGAAATCGTCTCGACGAATGGTGACTGAATTGGCGTGGCGGGCAAACCCGGAACCGCGACGGCCGACGCCACCCGCGCAGGCGAAACATATTCAATACCCTTCGGCAGCGCAGCTACGGATGGGTTCGCATTCGAGGGGTTTGCCGCCACCGTCGGCCCGGACGCTCGCGGTAACTCAGGGACGTGAGGCCCGGCGTCGGAGGACAACTTCCCACACGCACCGACCATCCGCTGATGGCTCTCAAGAATCATCTGAAGCGTCTGATGCGCCTGTGTCTGGCCTTCAAGAAAGCGTTGATGTGCTTCGGCGGTCTGTTGCTGGAGACGCTGCATCGCAGTCATTCCCTGCTGCACCAGTTGCATCGATGCGTGTAGAGCGGCCGCTGATACGGAGGCATCTGATTCGGCATTCAACGCCGGAGATTTCATACCGGAAAGATCCTGCACATGCTGATGTTCGAAACTCATTGCCATTCCTGCATTCGAATCGCATTCCTCGGCGAGAGGTGCGATGTCTTCCGTCACTTGTTCGGATACTTCGCTTGCGGACGAATCACTCGCACTGATTGGTGTGCGTCCTGCTTCCCTCCCTCCGTCCGTCTCAATGCCCTTACGCGCGACACTATTCCTCTCCGAGTCGACCGTGGAATCCGGCATGGCGTGAGACTCTCCGACGCTCGCCGCATCCTCAGAATGATGAGTCATCGGCCGAGGCGCCTGCTTCGCTGAGGTGCCGCGCTTCTCCGCGCGATAGTTGGCTCCGGATAACGGAACCACCATCTTCGGAACGCGCGGTTCCGACACTGGAAGTTCCCATTGCGAGAGATCGACGTTGAATCCACCCGCCGCCAACCGTGCCAGAACCAAAGCCAGATCCAGCACACCCGAAGATCGTCCCGCGGACGCATCGATCGCGATGGCTGTATGCGGTCGCTCGCAGAGAATTTCCCGCACCAGTCCGGTCACGATGTTGCGAGGTCCCACTTCAACGAACATCCGCGCGCCGGCGGCGTGCATCGCTTCGATCTCGCCGACGAATTCCACCGGCCGCACGAGTTGCTCGCTCAGAATGCGCCGTGTCTCCGACAACGATGGCGGATAGGCCGCGCCCAGGGTGTTCGCAAATACCTGTACGGAACCGGGTGATATCTCCGTCGCCTCCAGCGCATTGCGAAACGGCGGCAGCGCGGACTCCATCAATCGGCTGTGAAACGCGCCAGAAACCCGCAGCGACGTCGACGCCCACCCGCGACGCTTGCACGCCTCGGCCGCCCGCCCCACCTCCGAGCGTTCACCCGAGAGCACAGATTGTGCCGGCGAATTCCGATTGGCGATCACCACATCAATCGATTCCTCGCTCAGCATCGCCGACAAGGCCGCATGCGGTGCTTTCACCGCAAGCATCGTGCCGCGACCGCTATCGCCTTCCGCCATCAGGCGCCCCCGAAGCCGCGCCAGACGGTGCAGCGCGGCACCATCGATGCGACCCGCGGCGCAAAGCGCGGTCAACTCGCCGAAGCTGTGGCCCGCCGTCATCGCAGGCCGAACGCCGAATCGCTCCAACACCCGGATCAGCCCAAGACTCACTGCGCCGAGTGCCGGCTGCGCGACTTCCGTACGAGTCAACGACTCCGCCTGTCGAACCCGTTCCGTTTCATCGAAGATCGGGCGCGGATAGATCAGATCCCCGAGCGATACACCGCTGACTGCT from Phycisphaerae bacterium encodes the following:
- a CDS encoding SDR family NAD(P)-dependent oxidoreductase — protein: MSNKADLNKDIPQTPIAIIGMGCIFPTARNLTEFWRTLRSGRDGIAEVPSTHWNAADYLDPDPKKPDMTYCARGGFVSPVPFDPTEFGIPPTILEATDTTQLLGLVAAKAALEDGGYGEHRDFNRDGVSVVVGVTGTQELVLPLSARLGHPIWRRALSQAGVGPEVAEEVVARIADSYVSWQENSFPGLLGNVVAGRIANRLNLRGTNCAVDAACASSLSAIHLAMMELSLGRSEMALAGGADTLNDIFMYMCFSKTPALSPTGDARPFAADADGTVLGEGVGMVLLKRLEDAERDGDRIYAVIRSIGTSSDGRSQSIYAPHAAGQSRALREAYRLAGIGPDTVELIEAHGTGTKVGDVTEFEALKTVFGETARVGSWCAIGSVKSQIGHTKAAAGVAGLIKAALAIHHRALPPTVKVREPNPKMGIEESPFYVSTELRPWLSPSGRTRRAGVSAFGFGGSNFHAVLEEHDASLPAAAWDGSVQIIALSAATRDELRDELSEWIEFAGSERFNPDLFAYRASQSRSAFSIDEGHRLLIVLEEGVDPRTHFSTIDARLAEAADDSSWSLSHAFYGSGPADGKLAFVFPGQGSQYVKMCRDLSCTFAEMTTTLAEAEAVSGVSLGDLIYPRPIFDETERVRQAESLTRTEVAQPALGAVSLGLIRVLERFGVRPAMTAGHSFGELTALCAAGRIDGAALHRLARLRGRLMAEGDSGRGTMLAVKAPHAALSAMLSEESIDVVIANRNSPAQSVLSGERSEVGRAAEACKRRGWASTSLRVSGAFHSRLMESALPPFRNALEATEISPGSVQVFANTLGAAYPPSLSETRRILSEQLVRPVEFVGEIEAMHAAGARMFVEVGPRNIVTGLVREILCERPHTAIAIDASAGRSSGVLDLALVLARLAAGGFNVDLSQWELPVSEPRVPKMVVPLSGANYRAEKRGTSAKQAPRPMTHHSEDAASVGESHAMPDSTVDSERNSVARKGIETDGGREAGRTPISASDSSASEVSEQVTEDIAPLAEECDSNAGMAMSFEHQHVQDLSGMKSPALNAESDASVSAAALHASMQLVQQGMTAMQRLQQQTAEAHQRFLEGQTQAHQTLQMILESHQRMVGACGKLSSDAGPHVPELPRASGPTVAANPSNANPSVAALPKGIEYVSPARVASAVAVPGLPATPIQSPFVETISKVVGPNDTSTATTVEAVVAPKASQHDSSGGVQRDAIKRALIEVVCEKTGYPVDMIDLSMDIEADLGVDSIKRVEIIAGLEERVPTFCGVKPEYMGSIRTLAQIVDFVTGDSGGGASSSVTGAVAPGTDVRESGRECAGTALGESAAPADASGNGVGRAAFEDSLLAVVAELTGYPRDMLELGMDMEADLGIDSIKRVEILAGVEARVPGLPTVKPEYMGSLRTLAQIADYCIGETGGRAPVDIDAVPAPRLSVVETPSSDSSGVHAAETAPEGATSSEPAPRNEAKDAAGRRKRLNRRVLSLVDLPSVCGEALRVAKDREILVTDDGAELSRQMVARLDSAGYRARLIPIDSSEAAGKVNIGAVIIVAPPRPANDGLWRRESEAFIKSAFSLMKAAVSPLATAASRGGALFATVSRMDGGFGLLGGSFDAAQGALAGLCKTAAREWPNIACRSIDVACSWSDAKSAASAVLRELGENSPLEVGLDSTRRRGLKLVEQSEASIESGTRFAAETMARPHRLSPGDLVIVTGGARGVTADAAIALARRYRPTLVLLGRTSLPESEPSWLANAESDDEVRRAVREHEFANRKPTPKELKLSVSRHLGRREIRRNLARIESAGSIVRYFPVDVCNPAAVRDVIEDVSEKFGPVRGLIHGAGVIEDRRIENKSAEQFANVFDTKVVGLRNVLDAIDLAALRCVVMFSSVSGRCGNVGQADYAAANEVLNKASQRLSAMVPSARIVSINWGPWDGGMVHPALRQEFVNHGLRLISVDDGAELVADELSIGLAENDMPAVEIVVGSDFESVASGGASSTGSREIAAQAAGLHGSSVGHAAESMALSFERDLDVSRHPFLKSHVIDGRPVLPAAMIMEWMGHAAQHANPGLRLQGLTDFRVLRGVVVRESAPTLRFYCGKVRRSGEVFDVDVEMRGVTGGPDTTEIIHARATVVLASKLMAPPNFEPRPELIDRAYERGAAGAYAGILFHGELMRGIDRVDGFSPDGIVVRVNPATEPAAWMVDPLRSHWLTDPLVVDCVFQAAILWSVELAGAPCLPSVVRSYRQYCAEYPAEALSVVLEVCKFERHRCVLDATILTRDGVVLARFEGVECTIDAGLARAFRNREAAGASGAAS